From a region of the Flavobacterium sediminilitoris genome:
- a CDS encoding DinB family protein has product MNIIEIIKNQIISVKENTDNLIKIIDLQDWKISPKILETNMNWQIGHLILANYLHGIASISGANEKVRERINMQNFIKFYGPNSTPNMFLDEKPNNEELLKLYEFIFELIYLEINKVKIEELNNVTEIPNPSAKTKYEALTTLAKHQSWHNGQIAILNRILKNK; this is encoded by the coding sequence ATGAATATAATTGAAATAATAAAAAACCAAATCATTTCTGTGAAAGAAAATACAGACAATTTAATTAAGATTATTGATTTACAAGATTGGAAAATTTCTCCAAAGATACTTGAAACTAATATGAATTGGCAGATTGGGCATTTAATTTTAGCAAACTATTTGCACGGAATAGCTTCTATTTCAGGAGCAAATGAAAAAGTCAGAGAAAGAATTAATATGCAAAATTTCATAAAATTTTATGGACCAAATTCAACTCCAAATATGTTTTTAGATGAAAAGCCAAATAATGAAGAACTATTGAAATTATATGAGTTTATCTTTGAACTAATTTATCTTGAAATAAATAAAGTTAAAATTGAAGAATTAAATAATGTAACTGAAATCCCAAATCCAAGTGCAAAAACTAAATATGAAGCATTAACGACATTAGCAAAGCACCAATCTTGGCATAACGGACAAATAGCAATTTTAAATAGAATATTAAAAAATAAGTAA
- a CDS encoding alkaline phosphatase D family protein has product MKLALQFLSLLFLVVPFSIYGQDETQSDFTIAFGSCNKHSVENLLWDDVLNTKPDVWIWGGDIVYADTDNMIKLKKIYDAQNAVKTYQELKVTVPVIGTWDDHDYGLNDGGIEFTAKKESQQAFLDFMDVAKDSPRRQQEGVYAVHDYTLEEGTIKVLVLDTRYFRTSLTKDTATRKRFKPNVYGEGTILGATQWKWLEDQLKNSTADFNVIVSSIQVFSNEHGYETWGNFPHEVDKLERLLVDSNAKGVILLSGDRHISEFSKKEVNGLSYPVIDFTSSGLTHSSTNFSGEPNSFRIGEVVTSKSFGTLKFDFKSKQVVFKIIGNDGFVLGELKQKYPSN; this is encoded by the coding sequence ATGAAATTAGCACTTCAATTTTTATCACTTCTCTTTTTAGTAGTTCCTTTTTCAATATATGGACAAGATGAAACCCAATCCGATTTTACAATTGCGTTTGGTTCTTGTAATAAGCACAGTGTAGAGAATCTTTTGTGGGATGATGTTCTAAACACAAAACCAGATGTATGGATTTGGGGAGGCGATATTGTTTATGCTGACACCGATAATATGATTAAGCTAAAAAAAATATATGATGCTCAAAATGCAGTGAAAACTTATCAAGAATTAAAAGTAACGGTTCCTGTAATTGGCACATGGGACGATCATGATTATGGTTTAAACGATGGAGGAATAGAATTTACAGCTAAAAAAGAAAGTCAGCAAGCTTTTTTAGATTTTATGGATGTTGCCAAAGATAGCCCAAGACGCCAACAAGAAGGTGTTTATGCTGTACACGATTACACATTAGAAGAAGGAACAATAAAAGTCCTAGTTTTGGACACACGCTATTTTAGAACGTCTCTAACTAAAGATACTGCAACTAGAAAACGATTCAAACCTAATGTCTATGGTGAAGGAACCATTTTGGGTGCAACCCAATGGAAATGGTTAGAGGATCAATTAAAAAATAGTACAGCCGATTTTAATGTTATTGTGAGTAGTATTCAAGTATTTTCTAATGAACATGGTTATGAAACTTGGGGTAATTTTCCACATGAAGTTGATAAATTAGAACGCTTATTGGTGGATTCGAATGCTAAAGGAGTTATTCTTTTATCGGGTGACCGACATATTTCAGAATTTTCTAAAAAAGAAGTGAATGGTTTGTCCTATCCTGTAATTGATTTCACGAGTAGTGGTTTGACACATTCAAGTACCAATTTTTCGGGAGAACCTAATTCGTTTCGAATAGGAGAGGTGGTAACATCAAAAAGTTTTGGTACGTTAAAGTTTGATTTTAAGAGCAAACAAGTTGTTTTTAAAATTATTGGAAATGATGGATTTGTTTTGGGAGAATTGAAGCAAAAATACCCATCGAATTAA